A genomic region of Gemmatimonadota bacterium contains the following coding sequences:
- a CDS encoding 50S ribosomal protein L11 methyltransferase — translation MRVAVGDVDEERAALVAEALVEVGGRAAVEEADGWVTYVAPPDDPEAWVADLEARLLDTVGVPLPVRWSWQAHEDWEVLWRTGLGPRRVGRRLVVAPTWTDPEPGPDDVVLRIDPGMAFGTAEHATTRVALTLLEPAVTPGARLLDVGAGSAILAIAAVRLGAAEALGIELDPWAASEAEENARVNGVGDRVRMEARAFLPDDDVGTFDGVVSNMVSSRLRAALPGLLRALRAGGWLVLSGVEQHESAAMAELLAGTGLTLEETATDEGWWGARYRRT, via the coding sequence TTGCGCGTCGCCGTGGGCGACGTGGACGAGGAGCGGGCGGCCCTGGTGGCCGAGGCGCTCGTGGAGGTCGGGGGTCGCGCGGCCGTCGAGGAGGCGGACGGCTGGGTCACCTACGTCGCGCCGCCCGACGATCCCGAGGCCTGGGTCGCCGACCTCGAGGCCCGACTCCTGGACACCGTCGGTGTGCCGCTCCCGGTGCGGTGGTCGTGGCAGGCACACGAGGACTGGGAGGTCCTGTGGCGGACGGGGCTCGGGCCCCGCCGCGTGGGCCGCCGCCTGGTCGTCGCGCCCACCTGGACGGATCCGGAGCCCGGTCCGGACGACGTCGTGCTGCGCATCGATCCCGGCATGGCCTTCGGCACGGCGGAGCACGCCACCACCCGCGTGGCGCTCACGCTGCTCGAGCCCGCCGTCACGCCCGGCGCGCGCCTCCTGGACGTGGGCGCGGGCTCGGCCATCCTGGCCATCGCGGCCGTGCGCCTCGGCGCCGCCGAGGCGCTCGGCATCGAGCTGGACCCCTGGGCCGCGAGCGAGGCCGAGGAGAACGCGCGCGTCAACGGCGTGGGGGACCGCGTGCGGATGGAGGCGCGCGCGTTCCTGCCGGACGACGATGTCGGCACCTTCGACGGTGTCGTGTCCAACATGGTCAGCAGCCGCCTGCGCGCGGCCCTGCCCGGGTTGCTGCGCGCGCTGCGCGCCGGCGGCTGGTTGGTGTTGTCCGGCGTGGAGCAACACGAGTCGGCCGCCATGGCCGAGCTGCTGGCCGGGACCGGCCTCACGCTCGAGGAGACCGCCACGGACGAAGGGTGGTGGGGCGCCCGCTACCGCCGCACCTGA
- the dnaJ gene encoding molecular chaperone DnaJ, with amino-acid sequence MTDYYELLGVTRTASADDIKKAYRKKALEYHPDRNAGSKESEEAFKQVTEAYEILRDPDKRARYDRYGVEGVKGRGGGPQGGFDFADAVEVFMRDFGGFGGFEDLFGGRARRGPRSTAGQTVRLRLPLTLSEVATGVTKRLRVALLDPCGLCGGSGAADGKGTTRCPTCGGSGEERVVQRSVFGQFVSVTVCRTCRGEGSIIEQQCARCHGDGRERVEREIEVQVPAGVSSEHFITLRGQGNAGPRGGPRGDIAVMLEVEEDPRFARQGADLLYELTVTFAQAALGADVEVPTVDEPVHVTVPAGVQTGQVLRLRGMGLPHVEGRGKGDQLVRVVVWTPERLTGEQETLFKRLREVESPPPARGEGKGFWSRVKEAFGST; translated from the coding sequence ATGACCGACTACTACGAGCTGCTGGGCGTGACGCGCACCGCGTCCGCCGACGATATCAAGAAGGCCTATCGCAAGAAGGCGCTGGAATACCATCCGGATCGCAACGCGGGCTCCAAGGAGTCCGAGGAAGCCTTCAAGCAGGTCACCGAGGCCTACGAGATCCTGCGCGATCCCGACAAGCGCGCCCGTTACGACCGCTACGGCGTCGAAGGCGTGAAGGGTCGCGGCGGGGGCCCCCAGGGCGGCTTCGACTTCGCCGACGCCGTCGAGGTCTTCATGCGCGACTTCGGGGGCTTCGGCGGCTTCGAGGACCTCTTCGGGGGGCGCGCCCGTCGCGGGCCGCGCAGCACGGCCGGGCAGACCGTGCGACTGCGCCTGCCGCTCACCCTGTCGGAGGTCGCCACCGGGGTGACCAAGCGTCTGCGGGTCGCGTTGCTGGACCCCTGCGGCTTGTGCGGAGGCTCCGGCGCGGCGGACGGGAAGGGCACCACGCGCTGCCCCACGTGTGGCGGCAGCGGCGAGGAGCGCGTGGTGCAGCGCAGCGTGTTCGGACAGTTCGTGAGCGTGACGGTGTGCCGGACCTGCCGCGGCGAGGGCAGCATCATCGAGCAACAGTGCGCGCGTTGCCACGGGGACGGTCGCGAACGGGTGGAGCGCGAGATCGAGGTGCAGGTGCCCGCCGGCGTCAGCTCGGAGCACTTCATCACGTTGCGCGGTCAGGGCAACGCGGGCCCGCGTGGCGGACCGCGCGGGGACATCGCCGTGATGCTGGAGGTGGAGGAGGATCCGCGCTTCGCGCGTCAGGGCGCGGACCTGCTCTACGAGCTCACCGTGACGTTCGCCCAGGCGGCGCTCGGCGCGGACGTGGAGGTCCCGACCGTGGACGAGCCCGTGCACGTGACCGTGCCGGCCGGCGTCCAGACCGGACAGGTGCTGCGGCTGCGTGGCATGGGTCTGCCGCACGTCGAGGGGCGGGGCAAGGGCGACCAGCTCGTGCGCGTGGTCGTGTGGACGCCGGAGCGGCTGACGGGCGAACAGGAGACGCTGTTCAAGCGCCTGCGCGAGGTCGAGTCCCCGCCGCCCGCGCGGGGCGAGGGCAAGGGCTTCTGGTCGCGCGTCAAGGAAGCCTTCGGGTCCACCTGA
- the hrcA gene encoding heat-inducible transcriptional repressor HrcA, with protein MSDERRTPPNGPDPLTERERGVLEAVVRTYVSTAEPAGSRTLARGFELGVSAATIRNTMSDLEEKGYLYHPHTSAGRVPTDRAYRYFVDQIMRPATLTVTERERLQAELGSGATGIESLVRMATRALSLITRELGVAIAPSIEEAVLEKLDLVQVSTRKVLLVASIKGGLVRTVYVDLTIEVPADTLVTLTLILNERLAGLTLRQIRETLAERLRGSVEDDPAAEELINIFMQSGTELFSLGGTADGSVHLGQTSVLAEQPEFNSGESLKNLIELTEKRELLADVLSERVVGSGLTVTIGREHASLELNDFTLVTAEYRAGNLKGVLGVIGPTRMPYEKVIAIVDYTSSLISRVLTV; from the coding sequence ATGTCGGATGAACGACGCACACCGCCGAACGGACCCGACCCGCTGACCGAGCGGGAGCGAGGCGTGCTCGAGGCCGTCGTGCGCACCTACGTGAGCACGGCCGAGCCTGCGGGGAGCCGCACGCTCGCGCGCGGGTTCGAGTTGGGTGTCTCCGCCGCGACCATCCGCAACACCATGTCGGACCTCGAGGAGAAGGGGTACCTCTACCACCCGCACACGTCGGCCGGGCGGGTCCCGACCGATCGCGCCTATCGCTACTTCGTCGACCAGATCATGCGCCCGGCCACGCTGACGGTCACCGAGCGCGAGCGTCTGCAGGCGGAGCTGGGGAGCGGCGCCACCGGGATCGAGTCCCTCGTGCGGATGGCGACCCGCGCGCTCAGCCTCATCACGCGGGAGCTGGGCGTCGCCATCGCACCGTCCATCGAGGAGGCGGTGCTGGAGAAGCTCGACCTGGTGCAGGTCTCGACCCGCAAGGTCCTGCTGGTGGCCAGCATCAAGGGCGGGCTCGTGCGCACCGTCTACGTGGACCTCACCATCGAGGTGCCCGCCGACACGCTGGTCACGCTGACCCTGATCCTCAACGAGCGCCTCGCCGGACTCACGCTGCGCCAGATCCGCGAGACGCTGGCGGAGCGGCTGCGGGGGAGTGTCGAGGACGACCCGGCCGCCGAGGAGCTCATCAACATCTTCATGCAGTCCGGCACGGAGCTGTTCTCGCTCGGTGGCACCGCCGACGGTTCGGTGCACCTGGGCCAGACGTCCGTCCTGGCCGAGCAGCCCGAATTCAACAGCGGCGAGAGCCTCAAGAACCTGATCGAGCTCACCGAGAAACGGGAGCTGCTCGCCGACGTGCTCTCCGAGCGGGTGGTGGGCTCGGGTCTGACCGTCACCATCGGGCGTGAGCATGCGTCGCTGGAGCTGAACGACTTCACGCTGGTCACCGCCGAATACCGCGCCGGGAATCTGAAAGGCGTGCTCGGCGTGATCGGCCCGACCCGGATGCCCTACGAGAAGGTGATCGCGATCGTCGACTACACCTCCTCGCTCATCAGCCGGGTCCTCACCGTTTGA
- the hemW gene encoding radical SAM family heme chaperone HemW, with translation MAPPVRSLYVHAPFCARRCVYCDFAVHVDARPDPAFWVDALGREWEAVRTEGLFPVDRLDTLYVGGGTPSLLGVEGMQGVARVFADVERAPDLEWTVEANPESFDRAVAEGWRRLGVDRLSFGVQTFSPAALRWMGRLHGPEGPAAALHAARDAGFDNLSVDLIFALPARVERDWSADLERALALEPDHVSLYGLGVEARTPLGRAVAEGREDPVDETRYQEEFLEAAERLREAGFEHYEVSNFARPGRRSRHNQVYWDGRPYLGLGNGAHSHQPPLRRWNLRDWLEYRERVRSGAVPVEEAETVAPAEARLERIWLTLRTREGIAAPVRPGPARDIMDGWMRRGLAEAAGDRVRLTPTGWLLLDELAVELDRALDRDPAPAAEPRDGSTDVG, from the coding sequence GTGGCGCCCCCGGTCCGCTCGCTCTACGTCCACGCACCGTTCTGCGCGCGGCGCTGCGTGTATTGCGACTTCGCCGTGCATGTGGATGCGCGACCCGATCCGGCGTTCTGGGTGGACGCGCTCGGTCGGGAGTGGGAGGCCGTGCGGACCGAAGGCCTCTTCCCGGTGGACCGGCTCGACACCCTCTACGTCGGAGGGGGCACGCCCTCCCTGCTGGGGGTGGAGGGGATGCAGGGCGTCGCGCGTGTGTTCGCCGACGTGGAGCGCGCTCCCGACCTGGAGTGGACGGTGGAGGCCAACCCGGAGAGCTTCGATCGCGCGGTCGCGGAGGGGTGGCGTCGCCTGGGTGTGGATCGGCTGAGCTTCGGCGTGCAGACCTTCTCCCCCGCGGCGCTGCGCTGGATGGGCCGCCTGCACGGCCCGGAGGGACCGGCCGCCGCGCTGCACGCCGCCCGCGACGCGGGCTTCGACAACCTGAGCGTGGACCTGATCTTCGCCCTTCCCGCCCGGGTCGAGCGGGACTGGTCGGCGGACCTGGAGCGCGCCCTGGCCCTCGAGCCCGATCACGTGAGCCTCTACGGCCTGGGCGTGGAGGCCCGCACGCCGCTCGGCCGGGCGGTCGCGGAGGGGCGGGAGGACCCGGTCGACGAGACACGCTACCAGGAGGAGTTCCTGGAGGCCGCCGAACGGCTGCGGGAGGCCGGGTTCGAGCACTACGAGGTGTCCAACTTCGCCCGCCCGGGGCGGCGCTCGCGCCACAACCAGGTGTATTGGGATGGGCGCCCGTACCTCGGGCTCGGCAACGGAGCCCACAGCCATCAGCCCCCGTTGCGGCGCTGGAACCTCAGGGACTGGCTGGAATACAGGGAGCGCGTCCGGAGCGGGGCCGTGCCGGTGGAGGAAGCCGAGACCGTGGCGCCCGCCGAGGCGCGCCTGGAACGGATCTGGCTGACGCTGCGGACCCGGGAAGGCATTGCGGCGCCGGTACGACCGGGTCCGGCCCGGGATATCATGGACGGGTGGATGCGACGGGGCCTGGCGGAAGCGGCCGGCGACCGCGTGCGCCTGACGCCCACCGGATGGTTGCTGCTGGACGAGCTCGCCGTCGAGCTGGATCGGGCCCTGGACCGGGACCCGGCTCCCGCTGCCGAGCCCAGGGATGGATCGACCGATGTCGGATGA
- the dprA gene encoding DNA-processing protein DprA, protein MDALISPGAVAGVALALAHPSGGRALGRALRERGSAEAVARRGGEGVAPVGAATLREARALLTRLDGSGTGVLAYGAPGWPARLSDLHDPPPVLFVRGRTALLERPAVAFVGARNASEYGLRHAERLAARVARAGVTVISGLALGIDGAAHGGALATEASTIAVLGAGLDVDYPRRHRILRERIAAEGLIVTEFVPGTPPLAHHFPRRNRIVAALASAVVVVEAGKGSGSLITVDHALDLGRAVYAVPGPIDSARSAACNQLLREGAHVVVGGEGFLEDLGLLIPCAVSTPGPARAPGEGPARAVWEALGRGIDPNALVAHTRLDAGLVARALTELELQGFVTRTAGDRYVRVED, encoded by the coding sequence ATGGATGCCCTGATCTCCCCCGGCGCGGTCGCGGGCGTGGCGCTCGCGCTGGCCCACCCCTCCGGCGGGCGCGCGCTGGGGCGGGCGCTGCGCGAGCGGGGCAGCGCGGAGGCCGTGGCGCGCCGGGGAGGGGAAGGGGTCGCCCCGGTGGGCGCGGCGACGCTGCGGGAGGCGCGCGCGCTGCTGACCCGCCTGGACGGGTCGGGCACCGGCGTGCTGGCCTACGGGGCACCTGGATGGCCCGCTCGCCTCTCCGACCTGCACGATCCTCCCCCGGTGCTCTTCGTCCGCGGGCGGACGGCCCTGCTGGAGCGCCCGGCCGTCGCATTCGTGGGGGCGCGCAACGCGTCCGAGTACGGGCTGCGCCACGCGGAGCGCCTCGCCGCCCGCGTGGCGCGCGCCGGTGTGACCGTCATCTCGGGTCTGGCGCTCGGCATCGACGGCGCCGCGCACGGTGGGGCCCTCGCGACCGAGGCGAGCACCATCGCGGTGTTGGGAGCCGGTCTGGACGTGGACTATCCACGGCGGCATCGCATCCTGCGCGAACGGATCGCCGCGGAAGGCCTGATCGTCACCGAGTTCGTGCCCGGCACGCCGCCGCTGGCTCATCATTTCCCGCGACGGAACCGCATCGTGGCCGCACTCGCGAGCGCGGTGGTGGTCGTGGAGGCGGGGAAGGGGAGCGGCTCCCTCATCACGGTGGACCACGCGCTCGACCTGGGGCGGGCGGTGTACGCCGTACCCGGACCCATCGACAGCGCCCGGTCGGCCGCGTGCAACCAGCTGCTGCGCGAAGGCGCCCACGTGGTGGTGGGCGGCGAGGGCTTCCTGGAGGACCTGGGCCTGCTGATTCCCTGCGCCGTGTCCACTCCGGGCCCGGCCCGCGCCCCGGGCGAAGGTCCGGCGCGCGCGGTATGGGAGGCGCTGGGGCGGGGCATCGATCCGAACGCGCTCGTCGCCCACACACGTCTCGACGCCGGCCTGGTGGCGCGTGCCCTGACCGAGCTGGAGCTGCAGGGATTCGTCACGCGCACGGCGGGCGACCGCTACGTGCGCGTCGAGGACTGA
- the obgE gene encoding GTPase ObgE: protein MFVDRAVVTVIAGTGGSGSDAFRRESGVPRGGPAGGDGGPGGDVTLVADPQLGTLLDLRYKQQYRAERGGHGEGSNRTGAAGASVEIPVPPGTLVRDADTGELLGELLEPGQRLVVARGGRGGRGNARFATSTNQAPRRWEPGAEGEERRLELELKLIADVGLVGQPNAGKSTLLAAISAARPRIADYPFTTLQPNLGVVSLPGYRTFVVADIPGIIEGAHEGRGLGHQFLRHIERTRTLALLVPVDDPDPQATYEGLRAELASYAPELADRPHCVVLTKTDVLGPDDPLPAVHAPDAWGRHAISAVAGRGLRELLEALWQHAEAAAPEPDPDDGEWMP, encoded by the coding sequence GTGTTCGTAGATCGGGCCGTGGTGACGGTCATCGCCGGGACGGGCGGGTCCGGCTCGGACGCCTTCCGGCGCGAGAGCGGGGTCCCGCGGGGCGGTCCGGCCGGTGGGGATGGCGGTCCGGGGGGCGACGTGACCCTGGTCGCCGATCCGCAGCTCGGCACGCTCCTCGACCTGCGCTACAAGCAGCAGTATCGCGCGGAGCGCGGCGGGCACGGGGAGGGCAGCAACCGCACCGGGGCCGCCGGGGCTTCGGTGGAGATCCCGGTGCCTCCCGGAACGCTCGTGCGCGACGCCGACACCGGCGAGCTCCTCGGAGAGCTGCTCGAGCCCGGGCAGCGCCTCGTGGTGGCCAGGGGCGGGCGCGGCGGGCGGGGCAACGCCCGCTTCGCCACCTCCACCAACCAGGCACCGCGCCGCTGGGAGCCGGGCGCCGAGGGCGAGGAGCGGCGGCTGGAGCTCGAGCTCAAGCTGATCGCCGACGTCGGGCTGGTGGGCCAACCCAATGCCGGCAAGTCGACCCTCCTGGCCGCCATCTCGGCCGCGCGTCCGCGCATCGCCGACTACCCGTTCACCACGCTGCAACCGAACCTGGGCGTGGTCTCGCTGCCGGGGTATCGCACGTTCGTGGTGGCCGACATCCCCGGGATCATCGAAGGCGCGCACGAGGGGCGGGGCCTGGGGCACCAGTTCCTGCGCCACATCGAGCGCACGCGCACGCTGGCGCTGTTGGTCCCGGTGGACGATCCCGATCCGCAGGCCACCTACGAGGGGCTGCGCGCCGAGCTGGCGTCCTATGCCCCCGAGCTCGCCGACCGGCCCCACTGTGTGGTGCTCACCAAGACGGACGTGCTCGGGCCGGACGACCCGCTTCCCGCCGTGCACGCGCCGGACGCGTGGGGCCGGCACGCCATCTCGGCGGTCGCGGGCCGGGGCCTGCGCGAGCTGCTGGAGGCGTTGTGGCAGCACGCCGAGGCGGCGGCTCCCGAGCCCGACCCCGACGACGGCGAATGGATGCCCTGA
- a CDS encoding carboxymuconolactone decarboxylase family protein, giving the protein MASPSDAAEAALLRLAAALGAPGGTGVDSALERAAHVAPAVAVEELLLQAHLFCGYPRVLDAFARWRRLCPEPPAGPEADAADWPARGEHVCARVYGPYYAKLRENVRALHPDLDRWMVTDGYGKVLGRPGLSLVERELANVALLAAQGAEPQLHSHLRGALRVGAAPGRVTSALAAARAEAPAHADAADRIWARVCSASALPPPGVGVDQGGGTSCS; this is encoded by the coding sequence GTGGCGTCGCCGTCTGACGCCGCGGAGGCGGCGCTCCTGCGCCTGGCAGCCGCGCTGGGGGCTCCCGGGGGCACGGGCGTGGACAGCGCGCTCGAGCGCGCCGCGCACGTCGCGCCCGCCGTCGCGGTGGAGGAGTTGCTCCTGCAGGCGCACCTGTTCTGCGGGTATCCTCGCGTCCTCGATGCGTTCGCGCGTTGGCGGCGGCTGTGCCCGGAGCCGCCCGCGGGTCCGGAGGCGGATGCGGCCGACTGGCCGGCGCGCGGCGAGCACGTGTGCGCGCGCGTCTACGGTCCGTACTACGCAAAGCTCCGCGAGAACGTGCGTGCGCTGCACCCCGACCTGGATCGCTGGATGGTGACCGACGGATACGGAAAGGTGCTGGGGCGGCCGGGGCTGTCCCTGGTCGAGCGCGAGCTCGCCAACGTGGCGTTGCTCGCCGCGCAGGGGGCCGAGCCCCAGTTGCACTCGCACCTCCGCGGTGCGCTGCGGGTGGGGGCCGCGCCCGGGCGCGTGACGTCCGCGCTCGCCGCGGCACGGGCGGAGGCGCCTGCGCACGCGGACGCGGCGGACCGCATATGGGCGCGCGTGTGCAGCGCGAGCGCGCTCCCCCCACCAGGTGTGGGAGTCGACCAGGGAGGAGGGACGTCGTGTTCGTAG
- a CDS encoding asparaginase — MKDRIAVLRGAVEESSHAVHAAVVDAHGRTVASVGDPDRVTFFRSSAKPLQALPLVEDGVADRFGFTAAELAICCASHGAEPRHVALVQGMLDRLGLSADALECGAHPPMHGPSAEALVRSGRAPGRIHNNCSGKHTGMLALALHHGWDPSGYAGAEHPVQRRMRTEVARWSARPAADIPVAVDGCGVSCFALPVRDMAAAYARFAAQARQGGSARRIVDAMTTHPWAVAGEGRLCTDLMAQTEGRLFAKVGAEGVYGAGAPAEGLGIGLKVEDGGWRAAGVALLAVLDAVGLLSEDDRSALEGWAHPPVHDTRGEVVGRVEPALRVRGRGVAV; from the coding sequence GTGAAGGACCGCATCGCCGTCCTGCGCGGCGCGGTCGAGGAGTCGAGCCACGCGGTCCACGCTGCCGTGGTCGATGCCCATGGCCGCACCGTCGCGAGCGTCGGGGATCCGGACCGCGTGACCTTCTTCCGCTCGTCCGCCAAGCCCCTGCAGGCGCTGCCGCTCGTCGAGGACGGCGTGGCCGACCGGTTCGGGTTCACGGCGGCCGAGTTGGCGATCTGCTGCGCGTCCCATGGGGCGGAGCCGCGGCACGTGGCGCTGGTGCAGGGCATGTTGGACCGGTTGGGCCTGTCGGCGGACGCGCTGGAATGCGGCGCCCATCCGCCGATGCATGGCCCCTCCGCGGAGGCGCTGGTGCGGTCCGGCCGAGCGCCCGGCAGGATCCACAACAACTGCTCCGGCAAGCACACGGGGATGCTGGCGTTGGCCCTTCACCACGGATGGGATCCGAGCGGATACGCGGGTGCCGAGCACCCCGTGCAACGGCGCATGCGGACGGAGGTCGCCCGGTGGAGCGCCCGCCCGGCCGCCGACATCCCGGTGGCCGTGGACGGGTGCGGCGTATCCTGCTTTGCCCTGCCCGTGCGCGACATGGCCGCGGCCTATGCGCGCTTCGCCGCCCAGGCCCGCCAGGGCGGGAGCGCCCGCCGGATCGTCGACGCCATGACCACGCACCCGTGGGCGGTCGCGGGCGAGGGTCGGTTGTGCACCGACCTGATGGCGCAGACGGAGGGCCGCCTGTTCGCGAAGGTCGGGGCCGAAGGCGTCTACGGCGCCGGCGCTCCGGCAGAGGGCCTGGGGATCGGCCTCAAGGTCGAGGACGGGGGCTGGCGGGCCGCAGGGGTCGCGTTGCTGGCCGTGCTGGACGCGGTCGGCCTCCTGTCGGAGGACGACCGCAGCGCGCTGGAGGGCTGGGCCCATCCGCCCGTGCACGATACGCGCGGTGAGGTGGTGGGCCGGGTGGAGCCGGCGCTGCGCGTACGAGGCCGTGGCGTCGCCGTCTGA
- a CDS encoding S41 family peptidase — protein MKRNGSIGGPMLVLAIAMVTGGWFFQQGADLGRAGFLRGRLFDQVADLVSDNYVDQVDQEQLYDAAIEGLLSSLDDPNSSFLQRDDYENFAIRTGGEYGGVGLEVLDRDGYVTVMNPIPGTPGARAGIRAGDRILEVDGEEIGEGGTDLAVERLRGQPGTEVELTIERPGVDGRLTFTVRRARVEVKSVPFHVLLEGNVGYVPLQVFSETSTDEVIAAIDSLQSEGAHGIVLDLRGNPGGVLDAGIAISELFLPASVDIVETRGRAAHQSETYRARGSGPRYPALPVAILVDERSASASEIVAGALQDHDRALLVGFRTFGKGSVQTLFPLTGGDVLKLTTARWYTPVGRSIQKEREEQRAALASGALSPFGQLVPRGEVEDLPTFTSRGGRTLMGGGGITPDLTVRPDTLDTAAQEAVYALYESGGALNQALFDFVVRRVGGAAESGRPLPEVTPALMSDLRRALEERGVEADEAVWEAAEPYLRNSLRQELALQGSGELQQFLVQAGSDQALQAALERLRAAGDDARALVTDAAAPAPAPAGAGS, from the coding sequence ATGAAGCGGAACGGATCGATCGGCGGGCCCATGCTGGTGCTCGCCATCGCGATGGTCACCGGCGGCTGGTTCTTCCAGCAGGGCGCCGACCTGGGGCGGGCGGGCTTCCTGCGCGGCCGGCTCTTCGACCAGGTGGCCGACCTCGTCTCCGACAACTACGTGGACCAGGTCGACCAGGAGCAGCTCTACGACGCGGCCATCGAGGGGCTCCTCTCCTCCCTGGACGATCCCAACAGCTCGTTCCTCCAGCGTGACGACTACGAGAACTTCGCCATCCGCACCGGAGGCGAGTATGGCGGCGTCGGGCTGGAGGTGCTGGACCGGGACGGGTACGTGACGGTCATGAACCCGATCCCCGGCACGCCGGGCGCGCGTGCCGGCATCCGGGCCGGGGACCGCATCCTGGAGGTGGATGGCGAGGAGATCGGGGAGGGCGGCACCGACCTCGCCGTGGAGCGCCTGCGCGGCCAGCCCGGCACCGAGGTGGAGCTGACCATCGAGCGGCCCGGCGTCGACGGGCGGCTCACGTTCACCGTGCGCCGTGCGCGTGTGGAGGTGAAGTCGGTGCCCTTCCACGTCCTGCTGGAGGGCAATGTCGGCTACGTCCCGCTGCAGGTGTTCTCGGAGACCTCGACCGACGAGGTCATCGCAGCGATCGATTCGCTGCAGTCGGAGGGCGCGCACGGCATCGTGCTCGACCTGCGCGGCAACCCGGGCGGCGTGCTGGATGCGGGCATCGCCATCTCCGAGCTCTTCCTGCCCGCCAGCGTGGACATCGTCGAGACCCGCGGTCGCGCCGCCCACCAGTCCGAGACCTATCGGGCCCGGGGGAGCGGCCCCCGCTACCCGGCGCTTCCGGTGGCCATCCTCGTGGACGAGCGCTCCGCTTCCGCTTCCGAGATCGTCGCCGGTGCGCTGCAGGACCACGATCGCGCGCTGCTGGTCGGCTTCCGGACGTTCGGGAAGGGGTCGGTGCAGACGCTCTTCCCGCTGACGGGCGGTGACGTGCTGAAGCTCACGACCGCGCGCTGGTATACGCCCGTGGGCCGGTCCATCCAGAAGGAGCGCGAGGAGCAACGGGCCGCGCTCGCCTCCGGCGCCCTCTCCCCGTTCGGGCAGCTCGTGCCGCGGGGGGAGGTCGAGGACCTGCCCACCTTCACGTCCCGGGGCGGTCGCACGCTCATGGGTGGAGGGGGCATCACGCCCGACCTGACGGTCCGCCCCGACACGCTCGACACCGCGGCCCAGGAGGCGGTCTACGCGCTCTACGAGAGTGGAGGGGCGCTCAACCAGGCGCTCTTCGACTTCGTGGTGCGCCGGGTCGGAGGCGCCGCCGAGAGTGGCCGGCCGCTTCCCGAGGTCACCCCCGCGCTCATGTCGGATCTGCGACGGGCGCTCGAGGAGCGGGGCGTCGAGGCGGACGAGGCCGTCTGGGAGGCCGCCGAGCCCTACCTGCGCAACAGCCTGCGCCAGGAGTTGGCGCTGCAGGGCTCGGGCGAGCTGCAGCAGTTCCTGGTGCAGGCCGGCAGCGACCAGGCGCTCCAGGCGGCGCTCGAGCGGCTGCGGGCAGCCGGGGACGACGCCCGCGCCCTGGTGACCGACGCGGCTGCTCCTGCACCCGCTCCCGCGGGCGCCGGCTCGTGA
- the tmk gene encoding dTMP kinase yields MTVPAPHAGLFVVLEGPEGSGKTTQTGRLARWLRSAGHAVCTVREPGGTRLGEAIRGHVWVRTDLEIGAVPELLLVSAARAALVAEVLRPALERGDLVLADRFFLSTLAYQGYGRGLPLDEIRSVTRLATQGLLPDLTLLLELPDHAGTARQHAAGKEADRMERQGAAFLSRVQQGYRELARSEPGIVPVDATGTVEEVEARLRAALVTRFPERFGAVTGEAAAEGGA; encoded by the coding sequence ATGACCGTGCCCGCCCCGCACGCCGGTCTCTTCGTCGTCCTCGAAGGACCCGAGGGATCGGGGAAGACCACGCAGACGGGCCGCCTGGCCCGGTGGCTCCGCAGCGCCGGCCACGCGGTCTGCACCGTGCGCGAGCCCGGGGGCACGCGGCTGGGGGAGGCGATCCGCGGTCACGTCTGGGTGCGGACCGACCTCGAGATCGGCGCCGTGCCCGAGCTGCTCCTGGTGTCGGCCGCGCGCGCGGCCCTGGTGGCGGAGGTGCTGCGCCCCGCGCTGGAGCGCGGCGACCTCGTGCTGGCCGACCGCTTCTTCCTGTCGACCCTGGCTTATCAGGGCTACGGGCGCGGGCTGCCCCTGGACGAGATCCGGTCGGTCACGCGGCTGGCCACCCAGGGGCTCCTTCCCGACCTGACCCTGCTCCTGGAGCTTCCGGATCACGCCGGGACCGCCCGGCAGCACGCCGCCGGGAAGGAGGCCGACCGGATGGAGCGCCAGGGAGCGGCGTTTCTTTCCCGGGTCCAGCAGGGCTATCGTGAACTGGCCCGGTCGGAGCCGGGTATTGTCCCGGTCGACGCCACCGGAACCGTGGAGGAGGTCGAGGCCCGCCTGCGGGCCGCCCTCGTGACCCGGTTCCCCGAGCGCTTCGGGGCGGTCACGGGAGAAGCAGCCGCGGAGGGGGGAGCATGA